Proteins co-encoded in one Pedosphaera parvula Ellin514 genomic window:
- a CDS encoding LamG-like jellyroll fold domain-containing protein, with the protein MAQSSLWTNLVAYWPMDTTDGVTTPDLALGNSMFLVNAPSLVAGQRGNCFQFNGSSQYLNVTHSTNFLATGLPIYTTNGYTVAFWVKGTSTQSANHIPFSENAFSGSMLWDFNTRSTKIAVFLRNNAGTTVINNVQSATAVFDAAGSTWHHVAFTDANGTCKLYIDGNLDSANVNYTAPSAGAPAATITAVGDLIRANNANNLWFNGSVDEVMAWSRVLSQSEIQNAMNNGIPTPIPPTPPTILAQPANQTNSLGDRVIFSANIFGNQPMTYQWLSNGVPIPGETNSSLTLNNLTSPGTNFYSVTAANIAGTNTSASAALVVLPDPAPNIISGMVSYWPLNTISNSTSTPDLVSQNDLQLTAMSNGNLVPGKFGNGLSFDGSSQYGAETTGTPIYDLNTTYTVALWINGVPGIANEQIFANGNSTNGNYFFIGPDNTGATSKLDIRINPGMSDTLSTATALDGTWHHVVWVDQNGTGLLYIDGVLDPSVFSYGHGALGSVLLNNTTIGALVANPLRDFFNGAIDDVGTWSRRLTYTEIQSIFTNGIPTPPVIIKPSVTSLTTQPGDPTNGVYQGDTVSFTVVATGTTPLSYQWRKNGAPVSSVTNPSAVSNVFTLAKVQPADAGSYTVVITNSGGAVTSSIVQLTVIPYIPATNGTVLQVEFNWAPAPAVQSGFSSMTLNVNPATFSGPEVTLSTIGATFFSDRSRSVPVNNPPNLTQANLYQQFIFSTANTPGTGIDILLQRLAPNTTYGLTLWSYDNANNLFADWTEVSSGTPVTVQTGYIFTGSSQPTADYQDTLGTLLTSSTNGQLEIQGVVDSGTAGIFINALRLVANPTIQITDTRVVADGNLQITVMAQYPNQTLEFQESADLTPGSWTVATDIQSTVTHGPVVIVEVPLSTDHLFYRARATSP; encoded by the coding sequence ATGGCACAAAGTTCCCTTTGGACGAACCTGGTCGCCTATTGGCCGATGGATACCACTGATGGCGTCACCACCCCGGATCTTGCGTTGGGCAACTCCATGTTTCTGGTCAACGCTCCGTCACTGGTTGCGGGTCAGCGAGGTAACTGCTTTCAGTTTAATGGCTCGAGCCAATACCTGAATGTCACGCATTCCACTAACTTTCTGGCGACCGGCCTGCCTATTTACACGACCAACGGTTACACCGTGGCTTTTTGGGTCAAAGGCACTTCGACCCAGAGTGCCAACCATATTCCTTTTTCTGAGAATGCGTTTTCGGGATCGATGCTCTGGGATTTCAACACGCGAAGCACAAAGATTGCCGTATTTTTAAGAAACAACGCCGGCACGACGGTCATCAACAATGTCCAATCTGCAACCGCAGTGTTTGATGCGGCCGGTAGCACCTGGCACCATGTGGCATTCACCGACGCAAACGGCACTTGCAAACTTTATATCGATGGCAACCTGGACAGCGCGAATGTGAACTACACTGCTCCTTCCGCCGGTGCTCCCGCAGCAACCATCACTGCTGTGGGAGATTTGATTCGGGCTAACAACGCCAACAACCTTTGGTTCAATGGTTCGGTCGATGAGGTAATGGCCTGGAGCCGGGTGCTTTCGCAGTCGGAAATCCAAAACGCGATGAATAACGGAATACCCACTCCAATCCCACCAACCCCGCCCACGATTCTCGCACAGCCAGCAAACCAGACCAATTCACTTGGAGACCGGGTGATATTTTCCGCCAATATCTTCGGCAACCAGCCCATGACTTATCAATGGCTGTCCAATGGCGTTCCGATCCCTGGCGAAACCAATAGTTCGCTGACGTTGAACAATTTGACCAGCCCTGGAACGAATTTCTATTCGGTGACGGCAGCCAACATTGCCGGCACAAATACCAGCGCGTCGGCCGCGCTGGTGGTGCTCCCGGATCCCGCGCCGAATATTATTTCAGGCATGGTTTCCTATTGGCCTTTGAATACTATTTCCAATTCAACTTCCACTCCCGACCTCGTGAGTCAAAACGATCTTCAGCTCACGGCCATGAGCAACGGGAATTTAGTGCCGGGCAAATTTGGAAACGGACTATCCTTCGACGGGTCTTCACAATATGGAGCCGAAACGACCGGCACTCCAATTTATGATCTCAACACCACCTACACGGTTGCGCTTTGGATCAACGGGGTTCCTGGCATTGCGAACGAGCAAATTTTTGCCAATGGCAACAGCACCAACGGGAACTACTTTTTCATCGGGCCGGACAACACCGGCGCCACCAGCAAGCTGGACATACGAATCAATCCCGGAATGTCCGACACATTGTCCACCGCCACGGCGTTGGACGGAACGTGGCATCATGTCGTTTGGGTGGACCAGAACGGCACGGGACTATTGTATATCGATGGGGTTCTCGATCCTTCAGTTTTTAGCTACGGTCATGGAGCATTGGGCTCGGTGCTCTTGAACAACACGACCATCGGTGCGCTCGTGGCCAACCCGCTGCGAGATTTCTTTAATGGCGCCATCGATGATGTGGGCACCTGGAGCCGTCGATTGACGTACACGGAAATTCAATCGATTTTCACGAACGGAATTCCGACACCCCCGGTGATCATCAAACCTTCTGTGACTTCCCTCACCACTCAGCCGGGCGACCCGACCAATGGTGTTTATCAGGGAGACACCGTTAGTTTCACGGTGGTGGCGACCGGAACCACTCCTTTGAGCTATCAGTGGCGAAAAAATGGCGCGCCGGTTTCCAGCGTGACCAACCCCAGTGCGGTTAGCAACGTCTTCACCCTGGCTAAAGTGCAACCCGCCGATGCCGGCTCCTACACTGTGGTAATTACGAACTCAGGCGGAGCGGTTACGAGCAGCATCGTTCAACTGACCGTGATCCCCTACATCCCGGCAACCAACGGGACAGTGTTGCAAGTCGAATTTAACTGGGCTCCTGCGCCCGCCGTTCAATCCGGTTTTTCATCCATGACCTTGAACGTCAATCCGGCTACATTCAGCGGTCCGGAAGTGACGCTTTCCACCATCGGGGCGACGTTCTTCAGTGATCGCTCGCGGAGCGTCCCGGTAAACAATCCGCCGAACCTGACCCAGGCGAACCTCTATCAGCAATTTATCTTCTCAACTGCGAATACTCCCGGCACGGGCATCGATATTTTGTTGCAACGGCTTGCGCCCAACACCACTTATGGATTGACTCTATGGTCTTACGACAACGCGAACAACCTGTTTGCCGATTGGACCGAAGTCTCTTCCGGCACTCCCGTAACGGTCCAAACGGGCTATATTTTTACCGGCTCGTCTCAGCCAACGGCGGACTATCAGGATACTTTGGGAACCTTGCTCACCTCCTCTACCAATGGGCAATTGGAGATTCAGGGAGTCGTCGATAGCGGGACTGCAGGTATCTTTATTAATGCCCTGCGGCTCGTGGCGAATCCGACCATTCAAATCACTGACACCAGGGTGGTGGCGGACGGGAACCTGCAAATCACCGTAATGGCGCAATATCCGAATCAGACCCTGGAATTTCAGGAAAGCGCCGACCTGACACCGGGAAGTTGGACGGTGGCGACCGATATTCAAAGCACGGTCACACACGGGCCGGTTGTAATTGTGGAAGTCCCGTTATCCACGGACCACCTCTTCTACCGCGCGCGCGCGACCAGTCCCTGA
- a CDS encoding SDR family oxidoreductase — protein sequence MKIVIIGGTGLIGSKTVDRLRKKGHEVVAASPRSGVNTVTGEGLKEALAGAQVVVDVANSPSFEEKAAMEFFNASGRNLLAAETFAGVKHHIALSVVGMERVHGYGYFLAKLAQENLIKASRIPYTIVRSTQFFEFTGAIAQSGTVGQTVTMSPAFFQPIAADDVADIMADVALGAPVNGMIEIAGPERVRLNELIERFLKATKDPRKVVTDAHALYFGLEVNDESLVPGENPRLGKMRFEDWLRHSLSEN from the coding sequence ATGAAAATTGTAATTATCGGCGGCACCGGACTCATTGGATCAAAGACCGTGGACAGGCTTCGTAAGAAAGGCCATGAGGTGGTGGCGGCATCACCCAGATCCGGTGTCAACACGGTTACGGGTGAAGGCCTTAAGGAGGCACTTGCAGGCGCACAGGTTGTGGTCGACGTGGCGAACTCGCCGTCCTTCGAGGAAAAGGCGGCCATGGAATTCTTCAATGCGTCAGGCCGCAACCTTTTGGCAGCGGAGACGTTCGCCGGTGTGAAGCATCACATCGCGCTATCGGTCGTCGGCATGGAGCGAGTGCATGGCTATGGTTACTTCCTCGCGAAGCTGGCCCAGGAGAACCTGATCAAGGCTTCGAGGATTCCCTACACCATTGTTCGCTCGACGCAGTTCTTCGAATTCACGGGCGCCATTGCCCAGTCAGGTACTGTAGGGCAGACCGTTACCATGTCTCCTGCTTTTTTCCAGCCCATCGCGGCCGATGACGTGGCTGATATCATGGCTGATGTTGCACTGGGAGCGCCGGTGAATGGCATGATCGAGATTGCCGGTCCGGAACGGGTGCGACTGAACGAACTCATTGAGCGATTCCTGAAGGCGACCAAGGATCCGCGCAAAGTGGTCACGGATGCCCATGCGCTCTACTTCGGCCTGGAGGTGAACGATGAATCGCTTGTTCCCGGCGAAAACCCGCGCCTCGGCAAAATGCGTTTCGAGGACTGGCTCAGACACTCGCTATCCGAGAATTAA